The following proteins come from a genomic window of Flavobacterium crocinum:
- a CDS encoding helix-turn-helix domain-containing protein, producing MKKERKTELPEVVKELGIKIKEEINSNKLKPREVANDAEMDVENLRKYIKGSQEMRIGTLFKIAKALKIHPSELIKDL from the coding sequence ATGAAAAAAGAAAGAAAAACCGAGTTACCAGAAGTTGTGAAAGAACTGGGAATAAAGATTAAAGAGGAGATTAATAGTAATAAATTAAAACCAAGAGAAGTTGCTAATGATGCTGAAATGGATGTAGAAAATCTAAGAAAATACATTAAAGGCTCACAGGAAATGAGAATTGGAACTTTATTTAAAATTGCAAAAGCTTTAAAAATTCATCCAAGTGAATTAATTAAGGATTTGTAA
- a CDS encoding DUF5723 family protein, with translation MKKTLLFCCFLGSIFYSHAQSYFGFRDDNYAGIQGVLFNPSAVVDSKYRSDVTIFSASGTGQNDLYGVNVLDVLDGDYDLDVDASKNFKSNNRGNLNLDVLGPSFTLNITPVHSIALFSRVRSITNMVGVNGELVDEVNKDLDVSNSFLISGGNPNGVTNSWAEIGASYGTVLLDRDDHFVKGGITLKYLMAGANGYINGSDISVAFNKNAVNPALSEYYSTGTLRTAASYDYENGDKMKFDPSSAGVGVDLGFTYEYRTNCHTCIGNRYKFKAAASVTDIGSLNYKNITENTYNLNGRVTQQDIDDAEDIFEFFDQNYTKTSSKKAVKANLPTALHTNFDWNIDNRFYLNLSGDFSLVNANKVNRTTIANSVTFTPRYETRQFSFYLPVTYMEYSGTQIGTGFRAGPIFIGSGTLVSNLFSNSSKGANVYVGLKLPIYQNYN, from the coding sequence ATGAAGAAAACTTTACTTTTCTGTTGCTTCTTAGGAAGCATTTTTTATTCGCACGCACAGTCTTATTTTGGTTTTCGGGACGACAATTATGCCGGGATTCAGGGCGTATTGTTTAATCCGTCTGCAGTTGTAGATTCTAAGTACAGATCTGACGTTACGATTTTTTCTGCCAGTGGGACAGGGCAGAACGATTTGTACGGAGTAAATGTCCTGGATGTTTTAGACGGAGATTACGATCTGGACGTTGATGCGAGCAAAAACTTCAAAAGCAATAACAGAGGAAACTTAAATCTGGATGTTCTGGGGCCTTCTTTTACGCTTAATATTACGCCTGTACACAGTATTGCGCTTTTTTCACGTGTTCGCAGTATAACCAATATGGTAGGTGTAAATGGTGAACTTGTAGATGAGGTCAATAAAGATCTTGATGTTTCGAACAGCTTTTTAATTTCAGGCGGAAATCCGAACGGAGTTACGAATTCGTGGGCCGAAATTGGCGCTTCTTATGGAACAGTTTTGTTAGACCGTGATGATCATTTTGTAAAAGGCGGAATTACCTTAAAATACCTAATGGCTGGCGCAAACGGTTATATTAACGGAAGTGATATTAGTGTGGCTTTCAATAAAAACGCTGTTAATCCGGCGTTGAGTGAATATTATTCAACCGGAACTTTAAGAACCGCTGCAAGTTATGATTACGAAAACGGAGACAAGATGAAATTCGATCCGTCTTCAGCCGGAGTAGGCGTAGATCTTGGTTTTACTTATGAATATCGTACCAATTGTCATACTTGTATTGGAAACCGTTATAAATTTAAAGCAGCAGCTTCGGTAACGGATATTGGAAGTCTGAACTACAAAAACATTACGGAGAACACCTATAATTTAAACGGAAGAGTAACGCAGCAGGATATTGATGATGCCGAAGATATTTTCGAATTCTTTGATCAAAATTATACTAAAACATCCTCTAAAAAAGCGGTTAAAGCCAATCTGCCAACAGCATTACATACCAATTTTGACTGGAATATCGACAATAGATTTTACTTGAATTTAAGCGGTGATTTCAGTTTGGTTAATGCCAACAAAGTCAACAGAACAACTATCGCGAATTCGGTTACATTTACGCCAAGATATGAGACAAGACAGTTTAGTTTTTATCTTCCGGTAACGTATATGGAATACAGCGGAACTCAAATCGGAACTGGTTTCAGAGCTGGCCCAATTTTTATTGGTTCAGGAACTTTGGTTTCAAACCTGTTTTCAAACAGTTCTAAAGGAGCTAACGTTTATGTTGGTTTGAAATTGCCGATTTATCAGAATTATAACTAA
- a CDS encoding lmo0937 family membrane protein: protein MSNLLYTIAVILVILWALGFFVYSFGSIIHILLVIAIIAVLLRLIKGREI, encoded by the coding sequence ATGTCTAACTTATTATATACAATCGCGGTGATTCTGGTTATACTTTGGGCTTTAGGGTTCTTTGTTTACAGTTTCGGAAGCATTATCCATATTCTTTTAGTAATCGCCATTATCGCAGTACTTCTCAGACTTATTAAAGGTCGGGAAATTTAA
- a CDS encoding DUF6265 family protein, with protein sequence MKKAALFPVILAFTVLFSCKKEIKTEAPVKTYPNLAKAEWFIGEWGNKSPEGELTERWKKENDSVYLGESYFVVGEEKDTVFGEHVRLEETNGKLSYIVTVPGQNQELPVSFEMTSATDNQIVFENPKHDYPNKIIYNLVAKDSLIAEISGLKKGKPNTERFVMKKR encoded by the coding sequence ATGAAAAAAGCAGCTTTATTTCCAGTAATTCTAGCATTTACAGTTTTATTCTCTTGTAAAAAAGAAATTAAAACAGAAGCTCCAGTAAAAACATATCCAAATCTTGCCAAAGCAGAATGGTTTATTGGCGAATGGGGAAATAAATCACCGGAAGGCGAACTTACGGAACGCTGGAAAAAAGAAAATGATTCGGTTTATCTTGGAGAATCCTATTTTGTTGTAGGGGAAGAAAAAGATACGGTTTTTGGAGAACACGTTCGTCTTGAAGAAACAAACGGAAAACTATCTTATATCGTAACCGTTCCGGGACAAAATCAGGAATTACCTGTAAGTTTCGAAATGACCTCAGCAACAGATAATCAAATTGTTTTTGAAAATCCAAAACACGATTATCCAAACAAAATCATTTACAATTTAGTAGCAAAAGATTCATTAATCGCAGAAATTTCCGGTTTGAAAAAAGGTAAGCCAAATACTGAAAGATTTGTAATGAAAAAGCGATGA
- a CDS encoding DUF3997 domain-containing protein, translated as MKKIIFIIFLSIVFTSCFGLYDYGSDAIVDDYETLWIDLYESRSLKKGETLVPAYVFAVGYDSKYIYSKQHPLVGNSTKEINRNIINYYIIERTESGFQDKPVFGPFNKTDFEKKCRELAIIKPEFKLTFPTKWYFD; from the coding sequence ATGAAAAAAATTATTTTTATAATTTTTCTATCAATTGTATTCACCTCCTGTTTTGGTTTATATGATTACGGAAGTGATGCTATTGTAGATGATTACGAAACGCTGTGGATTGATCTGTACGAATCCCGATCTTTAAAGAAAGGAGAAACTCTGGTTCCTGCTTATGTTTTTGCAGTAGGCTATGATTCAAAATATATTTATTCAAAACAGCATCCGCTTGTGGGAAACTCTACAAAAGAGATAAATCGAAATATAATCAATTATTACATTATCGAAAGAACAGAAAGTGGTTTTCAGGACAAACCTGTTTTTGGTCCGTTCAATAAAACTGATTTCGAAAAAAAATGCCGTGAACTTGCCATCATAAAACCGGAATTTAAACTTACTTTTCCAACCAAATGGTATTTTGATTAA
- a CDS encoding type IA DNA topoisomerase, with translation MKVCIAEKPSVAREIASVLGANTKHDGYYEGNGYAVTYTFGHLCTLKEPNDYKPHWKSWDLNNLPMLPEKFETKVVQNSGIQKQFKIIKTLFEKAELVINCGDAGQEGELIQRWVMNEAHYKGEIKRLWISSLTTEAIKEGFDNLKPSENYDNLFYAGFSRAIGDWLLGMNATRLYTVKHGGYKQVLSIGRVQTPTLAMVVERFKEIENFKPQPYWELQTLYRETLFSYEEGRFLKKEDGEILAEKVKESDFEIVSVDKKNGNEYAPKLFDLTGLQVYCNQKFGFSAEETLKIAQTLYEQKAITYPRVDTTFLPGDIYPKVPGILQKLTNYSHLTGPLLGKKIKKSPKVFNDKKVTDHHAIIPTGIEINLPHNQQQVYDIIVKRFLAVFYDDCLVANTTVIGKAADVTFKATGKEILKKGFRVVFEDPNAKEKEPDLLPSFTVGERGPHEPSFLQKETKPPNYYTEATLLRAMETAGKQVDDEDLRELMKENGIGRPSTRANIIETLFKRQYIVRNKKQILPTIAGIQLIDTIQNELIKSAELTGSWEKQLKDIEKGTYTASAFIRNMKKMVEALVYEVRSETTRANISYAASIQKPVVKAEKKKTSGILAETCPKCQKGNFIKGKSAFGCSEYKSGCDFVLPYVFHDKKITEPQYLRLLQKGSTVNIKGFKTEAGTVEGLIRFEENYKLKLEPKKTVTKTTAKEETSDSLTCPKCKKGTILKGKTAYGCSEYKSGCDFKVTFDEVRAKLQDQKPTKELVYSILQESV, from the coding sequence ATGAAGGTCTGTATTGCTGAGAAACCAAGTGTAGCACGTGAAATTGCATCCGTTTTGGGCGCCAATACCAAACACGACGGATATTACGAAGGCAACGGTTATGCCGTGACTTACACTTTCGGGCATTTATGTACCTTAAAAGAACCCAACGATTACAAACCGCACTGGAAAAGCTGGGATTTGAACAATCTACCCATGCTTCCTGAAAAATTCGAAACCAAAGTGGTTCAGAATTCGGGAATCCAGAAACAGTTTAAAATTATAAAAACCCTTTTCGAAAAAGCCGAATTGGTCATCAACTGTGGGGATGCCGGACAAGAAGGAGAATTAATCCAGCGTTGGGTAATGAACGAAGCGCATTACAAAGGCGAAATCAAACGTCTATGGATTTCGTCACTTACAACAGAAGCTATTAAAGAAGGTTTTGACAACCTGAAACCTTCTGAAAATTACGATAATTTATTCTACGCCGGATTTTCAAGAGCGATTGGCGACTGGCTTTTAGGAATGAATGCAACGCGTTTGTATACCGTAAAACATGGCGGTTACAAACAGGTTTTGTCAATTGGACGTGTACAGACACCAACATTGGCAATGGTTGTAGAACGATTTAAAGAAATCGAAAACTTTAAACCTCAACCGTATTGGGAATTGCAGACTTTATACAGAGAAACACTTTTCAGTTATGAAGAAGGTCGTTTTCTGAAAAAAGAAGACGGAGAAATTCTAGCTGAAAAAGTCAAAGAAAGTGATTTTGAAATAGTTTCAGTCGATAAAAAGAACGGAAACGAATATGCTCCAAAACTCTTTGATTTAACAGGATTACAAGTTTATTGCAATCAGAAATTCGGATTTTCGGCAGAAGAAACACTTAAAATTGCCCAGACTTTATACGAGCAGAAAGCGATTACTTATCCGAGAGTTGATACGACTTTTTTACCGGGAGATATTTACCCAAAAGTACCCGGAATTCTGCAAAAACTGACGAATTACAGTCATTTGACCGGACCACTTTTAGGAAAAAAAATCAAAAAATCGCCAAAGGTTTTCAATGATAAAAAAGTAACCGATCACCACGCTATTATTCCAACGGGAATCGAAATTAATCTGCCTCATAATCAGCAGCAGGTTTATGATATTATTGTAAAACGCTTTCTTGCCGTTTTTTATGATGATTGTCTTGTTGCCAACACAACAGTTATTGGAAAAGCAGCCGATGTGACCTTTAAAGCCACAGGAAAAGAAATTCTGAAAAAAGGTTTCCGTGTTGTTTTTGAAGATCCGAATGCGAAAGAAAAAGAACCTGATTTACTGCCGAGTTTTACCGTGGGCGAAAGAGGCCCGCATGAACCTTCTTTCCTTCAAAAAGAAACCAAACCACCTAATTATTATACCGAAGCGACTTTGCTTAGAGCAATGGAAACGGCAGGAAAACAAGTTGATGACGAAGATTTACGCGAATTGATGAAAGAAAACGGAATCGGTCGTCCTTCAACTCGCGCTAATATTATCGAAACCCTTTTTAAGCGCCAGTATATTGTTCGTAATAAAAAACAGATTTTACCCACTATAGCCGGAATTCAGCTAATTGATACGATTCAAAATGAATTGATTAAATCGGCAGAACTTACGGGATCCTGGGAAAAACAACTGAAAGACATTGAAAAAGGTACTTACACAGCTTCTGCTTTTATTCGAAACATGAAAAAAATGGTTGAAGCTTTGGTTTACGAAGTCCGAAGTGAGACTACCCGCGCGAATATCTCTTACGCAGCATCAATTCAGAAACCTGTTGTTAAAGCAGAGAAAAAGAAAACTTCAGGAATTTTGGCTGAAACCTGTCCGAAATGCCAGAAAGGAAACTTTATAAAAGGAAAATCGGCTTTTGGATGTAGTGAATATAAATCGGGTTGTGACTTTGTACTTCCTTATGTTTTTCATGATAAAAAAATTACAGAACCTCAGTATTTACGATTACTTCAAAAAGGTTCAACAGTCAATATAAAAGGCTTTAAAACTGAAGCCGGAACAGTTGAAGGCCTGATTCGTTTTGAGGAAAATTACAAACTCAAATTAGAACCGAAAAAAACAGTTACTAAAACGACTGCAAAAGAAGAAACATCAGATTCTTTAACCTGTCCTAAATGTAAAAAAGGAACTATCTTAAAAGGAAAAACTGCTTACGGCTGTTCTGAATATAAATCAGGTTGTGATTTTAAAGTTACTTTTGATGAAGTAAGAGCCAAACTACAGGATCAAAAACCTACTAAGGAATTGGTGTATTCTATTTTACAAGAAAGTGTTTAA
- a CDS encoding copper resistance protein NlpE N-terminal domain-containing protein, whose product MKLILTTLLLIFNFLASSAQSSSFAGDYTRSLSEKGKHEIEYKLTLNPDGTFEFHSYSKMQGGVPPEVNKYGKGKWSAKDNVITFSVDKKEDLNEKYTLDFNNSAARFVTKNPRDKSDKIVQTKLKFLESGIFWMKGIDVFKV is encoded by the coding sequence ATGAAACTAATTTTAACCACTTTACTTTTAATTTTCAATTTCCTGGCATCATCTGCTCAATCTAGTTCATTTGCAGGCGATTATACACGTTCCCTTTCTGAAAAAGGAAAACATGAAATTGAATACAAACTGACTCTAAATCCCGATGGAACATTTGAATTTCACTCCTATTCCAAAATGCAGGGCGGAGTTCCTCCTGAAGTCAACAAATACGGAAAAGGAAAATGGAGCGCAAAAGATAATGTGATTACTTTTTCTGTTGATAAAAAAGAAGATCTGAACGAAAAGTATACTCTAGATTTCAATAATTCGGCTGCAAGATTTGTTACTAAAAATCCGAGAGATAAAAGCGATAAAATAGTTCAGACAAAACTTAAGTTTTTAGAATCGGGAATTTTCTGGATGAAAGGAATTGATGTTTTTAAAGTTTAA
- a CDS encoding DUF5995 family protein, whose product MSVRQASTINEVIQIMDEIIETSKLEQSPMGLFAMLYREVTVRIKQGISDDSFQNGERMEKLDVIFANRYIKAYYQYKANEKPSECWAFSFEQAEKFWPIVIQHLLLGMNAHINLDLGIAAAEVSTAENIGDLKSDFDKINTILSSLVAGVEKCLIKIWPTLTFLLKLTGKADNFFIDFSMETARNGAWKFANEFVLLPENQINSCILERDARITEIARLVSNPGYYVSTIFKFIRLFERGSVAQKIIDLRIMEEKNMECVTV is encoded by the coding sequence ATGAGTGTAAGACAAGCATCTACGATAAATGAGGTTATTCAGATAATGGATGAAATCATTGAAACATCAAAATTGGAGCAAAGTCCAATGGGTTTATTTGCAATGTTATACCGTGAAGTTACGGTAAGAATAAAGCAGGGAATCTCCGATGATTCTTTTCAAAATGGCGAACGAATGGAAAAACTGGACGTTATTTTTGCCAATCGTTACATCAAAGCCTATTATCAATACAAAGCCAATGAAAAGCCTTCTGAATGCTGGGCATTTTCTTTTGAACAGGCAGAAAAATTCTGGCCTATTGTAATTCAGCATTTGTTGCTTGGAATGAATGCGCACATCAATCTGGATTTAGGAATAGCGGCTGCAGAAGTCAGTACAGCAGAAAATATAGGAGATTTAAAATCCGATTTTGATAAAATAAATACCATACTCAGTAGTTTAGTGGCAGGTGTAGAGAAATGTTTAATTAAAATATGGCCAACTCTTACTTTTTTACTAAAGTTAACAGGTAAGGCCGATAATTTCTTTATTGATTTTAGTATGGAAACGGCCAGAAACGGTGCCTGGAAATTTGCCAATGAATTCGTTCTGCTTCCGGAAAACCAAATCAACAGTTGTATACTGGAAAGGGATGCCAGAATTACAGAAATCGCTCGTCTGGTTTCAAATCCAGGTTATTATGTTAGCACTATTTTTAAATTTATTCGCTTATTTGAAAGAGGATCTGTAGCTCAAAAAATAATTGATTTGCGTATAATGGAAGAAAAAAATATGGAATGCGTTACAGTGTAA
- a CDS encoding YtxH domain-containing protein — MKTSTTILGILGAAAAGAAIGVLFAPDKGSNTRKKIKDKSKDYGDNIKTKFDGIVSTIKSNGKDIIEDGKSKLAQVKDDFNTLKDDAKAVKSNY; from the coding sequence ATGAAAACTAGCACAACAATTTTAGGAATTTTAGGAGCCGCAGCGGCGGGAGCAGCAATAGGAGTTTTATTCGCACCGGATAAAGGTTCAAACACAAGAAAAAAAATCAAAGATAAATCAAAAGATTACGGAGATAACATTAAAACAAAGTTTGACGGTATTGTAAGCACAATTAAATCAAACGGTAAAGATATTATCGAAGATGGGAAATCTAAACTAGCTCAGGTTAAAGACGATTTCAATACACTGAAAGACGATGCTAAAGCAGTAAAATCAAACTACTAA
- a CDS encoding GreA/GreB family elongation factor — protein sequence MSQSIILTTGTYDLIKDHVRRKKVTPHEEELLLNQLKHATQVLRRNLPEDIVSVNRKVTYKDHIKDEEKTILLVGPEKVKVSKNKISVLSDEGIAMIGYKVGDVVEWPAKKGNLKLEILNVEAEN from the coding sequence ATGTCACAAAGTATTATTTTAACAACAGGAACATACGATTTAATTAAGGATCATGTAAGAAGAAAAAAAGTAACGCCACACGAAGAAGAACTTTTATTGAATCAGCTAAAACACGCCACTCAGGTGTTAAGAAGAAATCTGCCTGAAGATATAGTTTCAGTAAACCGAAAAGTAACGTATAAAGACCATATCAAAGATGAAGAAAAAACAATTCTTTTGGTTGGTCCCGAAAAAGTAAAAGTAAGCAAAAACAAAATTTCTGTTCTCTCAGATGAAGGTATTGCAATGATTGGTTACAAAGTAGGCGATGTTGTAGAATGGCCCGCTAAAAAGGGTAATTTGAAACTGGAAATTTTAAATGTAGAGGCGGAGAATTAA
- a CDS encoding SRPBCC family protein: protein MENFDWTSFTKKIAVKAKISDIYNAWTTANELEKWFLEKVSFFDVNKQPIVKNQNVSENCSYEWLWYLYDDAMKGKIISANGKDFLQFTFEGNCLVDIKLSEKEDYTIVELRHHNIPTDDNSKKYIRLGCSNGWHFYLINLKSVYEGGLDLRNKDENLNPMINN from the coding sequence ATGGAAAACTTCGACTGGACTTCTTTCACCAAAAAAATAGCTGTTAAAGCTAAAATAAGTGACATTTATAATGCCTGGACAACTGCGAATGAACTCGAAAAATGGTTTCTGGAAAAGGTTTCTTTTTTTGATGTGAATAAACAACCAATTGTTAAAAACCAAAATGTTTCTGAAAATTGTTCTTATGAATGGCTTTGGTATTTGTATGATGATGCCATGAAAGGAAAAATCATTTCTGCCAACGGAAAAGATTTTTTGCAATTTACGTTTGAAGGGAATTGCTTGGTAGATATAAAATTGAGTGAAAAAGAAGATTATACCATAGTCGAACTTCGTCATCATAATATTCCAACAGACGATAACTCCAAAAAGTACATCAGACTGGGTTGTTCCAATGGCTGGCATTTTTATTTGATCAATCTGAAATCGGTTTACGAAGGCGGACTGGATTTAAGAAATAAAGATGAGAATTTGAATCCTATGATTAATAATTAA
- a CDS encoding DUF6265 family protein: protein MFQKITLITLIIAFASCQKKESVEKDKIKLADWLIGNWENTTPEGVLSENWQKLNDSTFSASSYFIKGKDTLHFETIILAQLGETLTYKATVRGQNDDKPVFFPATAESDKQLVFENAKHDYPQKITYTKGANNSLTAEIYGNLNGKPSSEKFVMTKK from the coding sequence ATGTTTCAGAAAATTACTCTTATTACACTTATAATTGCTTTCGCTTCCTGCCAGAAAAAAGAATCTGTAGAAAAAGATAAAATCAAACTAGCCGACTGGTTAATCGGAAATTGGGAAAATACTACTCCCGAAGGTGTTTTAAGCGAAAACTGGCAAAAACTAAATGACAGTACTTTCAGTGCTTCTTCTTATTTTATAAAAGGAAAAGATACGCTTCATTTTGAAACTATTATTTTGGCTCAACTTGGAGAAACTTTAACTTATAAAGCAACCGTAAGAGGACAAAATGACGATAAACCTGTTTTCTTCCCTGCTACAGCTGAATCGGATAAACAATTGGTTTTTGAAAACGCGAAACACGATTATCCTCAAAAAATTACTTATACAAAAGGAGCTAATAATAGTTTGACAGCTGAAATTTACGGGAATTTGAATGGAAAACCGAGTTCTGAGAAGTTTGTGATGACGAAGAAGTAG
- the prfA gene encoding peptide chain release factor 1 codes for MLDRLQYVKQRFDEISDLIIQPDVISDQKRYKQLNQEYKGIKALVEKREEYIIVLANIDEANEIIADGSDAEMVEMAKMQLDEAKERLPELEEEIKFMLIPKDPEDAKNVMVEIRAGTGGDEASIFAGDLFRMYTKYCETQGWRTSVVDMNEGTSGGFKEVIFEVTGEDVYGTLKFEAGVHRVQRVPQTETQGRVHTSAATVMVLPEAEEFDVQVDMNDVRVDFFCSSGPGGQSVNTTKSAVRLTHIPTGLVAQCQDEKSQHKNKDKALMVLRSRLYEMELAKKQEEDAKKRSSQVSSGDRSAKIRTYNYAQGRVTDHRVGLTLYDLGNIMNGDIHKIVSELQLVNNMEKLKEASEVY; via the coding sequence ATGTTAGATAGACTTCAATATGTAAAGCAGCGTTTTGATGAGATTTCGGATTTGATTATTCAGCCGGATGTTATTTCTGATCAAAAACGTTACAAACAGCTTAACCAGGAATACAAAGGGATAAAAGCTCTGGTTGAAAAGAGAGAAGAGTACATCATAGTTTTAGCCAACATCGACGAAGCAAACGAAATTATTGCTGACGGAAGTGATGCTGAAATGGTGGAAATGGCCAAAATGCAGTTGGATGAAGCAAAAGAACGCCTGCCGGAATTGGAGGAGGAAATCAAATTCATGCTGATTCCTAAAGATCCTGAAGACGCGAAAAACGTTATGGTGGAGATCCGCGCCGGAACGGGTGGGGACGAAGCGAGTATTTTTGCAGGAGATTTATTCAGAATGTACACGAAATACTGTGAAACACAAGGATGGAGAACATCTGTTGTAGATATGAACGAAGGAACTTCCGGAGGTTTCAAAGAGGTTATTTTTGAAGTTACTGGAGAAGATGTGTACGGAACTTTGAAGTTTGAAGCTGGTGTGCACCGTGTACAGCGTGTACCTCAGACCGAAACTCAGGGACGTGTACATACATCGGCTGCAACGGTTATGGTATTGCCGGAAGCAGAGGAATTTGATGTTCAGGTAGATATGAACGATGTTCGTGTCGATTTCTTCTGTTCGTCAGGACCTGGTGGGCAGTCGGTAAATACTACGAAATCGGCTGTACGTTTAACGCACATTCCGACAGGATTGGTGGCGCAATGTCAGGATGAGAAATCACAGCACAAGAATAAAGATAAAGCTTTAATGGTATTACGTTCTCGTTTGTACGAAATGGAATTGGCCAAAAAGCAGGAAGAAGATGCTAAAAAACGTAGTTCTCAGGTAAGTTCCGGAGACCGTTCGGCTAAGATTCGTACGTACAACTATGCACAAGGACGTGTAACCGATCACCGTGTTGGTTTAACACTTTACGATTTGGGAAACATCATGAACGGTGATATCCATAAAATTGTTTCTGAGCTTCAGTTGGTTAATAACATGGAGAAATTGAAGGAAGCTTCGGAAGTTTACTAA
- a CDS encoding MFS transporter, producing the protein MILSFFKKIQNTPRGYRIANTVFFFLSGFGYSSWVSRIPHIQAQLHLSEAQFGAVLFAFPIGLMLTMPFTGKLLNKYSSRYIMLLGAIMFNIVLSLPGLVAFVWQLVIVLLIFGASRNIFNLSINAQSLEVQKLYPKSIITRFHAVWSIAVFSGAGLGYVMVTQKIAPSHHLLGVSVFMLALTACFYPMSIHNEPVPVKKKFFSMPEKNLVKFALICFVSMACENTMYDWSGIYFENILKASPKLTSAAFVFFASAVTLGRIFGDYGVMKFGTKKILLYSGILITIGFGICFILPYAYPTIFGYVLIGFGVSCVVPLVFSIAGRSSKLSSGSALTSISTIGYLGFLLVPPMVGFISEYLSMKWAFLIMALLGTLMIFMVNKIGENE; encoded by the coding sequence ATGATTTTATCTTTCTTTAAAAAAATTCAAAATACTCCGAGAGGATATCGTATTGCCAATACAGTCTTTTTCTTTCTTTCAGGTTTTGGATATTCTTCGTGGGTTTCACGAATTCCACATATACAGGCTCAATTGCATTTATCTGAAGCTCAATTTGGAGCTGTTTTGTTTGCCTTTCCGATTGGATTAATGTTGACAATGCCTTTTACAGGAAAACTTTTAAACAAATACAGCAGTCGTTACATAATGCTTTTGGGAGCAATTATGTTCAATATTGTATTGTCTCTGCCCGGATTGGTGGCCTTTGTCTGGCAATTGGTTATTGTGCTTTTAATTTTTGGTGCCTCTCGTAATATTTTCAATTTATCGATTAATGCGCAGTCTTTAGAGGTTCAGAAATTATATCCAAAATCTATTATTACCCGTTTTCATGCGGTTTGGAGTATTGCCGTTTTTTCAGGTGCAGGCTTAGGTTATGTAATGGTGACACAAAAAATTGCGCCCTCGCATCATTTGTTGGGAGTGAGTGTTTTTATGCTGGCACTTACTGCTTGTTTTTATCCGATGAGTATTCATAATGAGCCGGTTCCGGTTAAGAAGAAATTTTTCTCAATGCCGGAAAAAAATCTGGTAAAGTTCGCCTTGATTTGTTTTGTTTCTATGGCATGCGAAAACACAATGTACGACTGGAGCGGAATTTACTTTGAAAACATCCTAAAAGCTTCTCCAAAATTAACAAGTGCGGCCTTTGTATTTTTCGCATCAGCAGTTACGTTGGGACGTATATTTGGAGATTATGGTGTAATGAAATTTGGAACTAAAAAAATCCTGCTTTATAGTGGAATCCTGATTACAATAGGTTTCGGAATCTGTTTTATTCTGCCTTATGCTTATCCAACTATTTTTGGCTATGTTTTAATCGGATTTGGAGTTTCTTGTGTGGTTCCATTAGTGTTTAGTATTGCGGGTAGATCTTCAAAATTAAGTAGTGGTTCAGCCTTGACTTCTATTTCTACAATTGGTTATTTAGGGTTTTTACTAGTTCCGCCAATGGTAGGCTTTATCTCCGAATATCTGAGTATGAAATGGGCATTTTTAATTATGGCGCTTCTAGGTACGCTTATGATTTTTATGGTGAATAAGATTGGGGAGAATGAATAA